Proteins co-encoded in one Bremerella sp. TYQ1 genomic window:
- a CDS encoding DUF1080 domain-containing protein — protein MQKSWLMFGLLIFGFAATAQAEEGWVELFNGKDLSGWTQKNGTATYEVKDGTILGTTKTGSPNSFLCTDEEYGNFELEFDVKVHDKLNSGVQIRSQTKGDTNDGRVNGPQVEIEAGKAEAGYVYGEATGRGWLTPKERLKPHSHFKSGEWNHYRVVANGPRIQTWINGEMIEDLNDEEIYKSHPKGFIGLQVHGIGKQQGPYDVAWKNIKLKKLAD, from the coding sequence ATGCAGAAATCTTGGCTGATGTTTGGCTTGTTGATCTTTGGCTTCGCGGCAACGGCCCAAGCGGAAGAAGGCTGGGTCGAACTGTTCAACGGTAAAGACCTGAGCGGCTGGACCCAAAAGAACGGCACCGCCACGTACGAAGTTAAAGACGGCACCATTCTTGGCACCACCAAGACCGGCAGCCCTAACTCTTTCCTGTGCACCGACGAAGAGTACGGCAACTTTGAACTCGAGTTCGACGTGAAAGTTCACGACAAGCTGAACTCCGGGGTTCAAATTCGTTCGCAGACCAAGGGCGACACCAACGACGGTCGCGTGAATGGTCCTCAAGTCGAAATCGAAGCTGGCAAAGCGGAAGCTGGTTACGTTTACGGCGAAGCGACCGGCCGCGGTTGGTTGACTCCTAAGGAACGTCTCAAGCCACATTCGCACTTCAAGAGCGGCGAGTGGAATCACTACCGCGTTGTTGCTAACGGCCCACGTATTCAAACGTGGATCAATGGCGAAATGATCGAAGACCTGAACGACGAAGAGATCTACAAGTCGCATCCGAAGGGATTCATCGGCCTGCAGGTGCACGGCATCGGCAAGCAACAAGGTCCTTACGACGTCGCTTGGAAAAACATCAAACTGAAGAAGCTGGCCGACTAG
- a CDS encoding Trx7/PDZ domain-containing (seleno)protein, which yields MIQLSRSWCAMLLCVLSSVPLLAEDGKAPVSLTREEKVRGDREKVLSEGYWIYNDFQKGIAEAKETGKPLLVVLRCIPCEECVKLDEEIMEKDPVLRPLLDKYVRVRIVGTNGLDLDLFQYDYDQSFAVFLMNPDKTIYGRFGTRSHRTDWTSDVSIEGLTEALDAGLKLHANYPRNKSYFEGKHGDKPLFASPEKFPSLKDKFTDTLNYEGDVVKSCIHCHQIGDAQKNFFRSRGQAIPTEFLFPYPHPKAIGMVIDPSTMNTIKEVTEDSIASEAGLQAGDQVFALNGQVMLSIADMQWVLHHAKPQDTLAAVIVRDGKQLAKSITLTEGWRQQDDLSWRVGAWPMRGMVLGGLVLEEASAEQRRKAGITDPEKMALRVRFVGRYGKHALAKNTGFRVDDVIVGYDGRDDLARETDLLAYAAQNCMPGEKVAVKLVRGTKPLTLSLKMQD from the coding sequence ATGATTCAGCTTTCACGTTCCTGGTGCGCCATGTTGCTATGCGTACTGAGCAGTGTCCCGCTGCTCGCGGAAGACGGAAAGGCACCAGTCAGCCTGACACGCGAAGAGAAAGTTCGCGGCGACCGCGAAAAAGTTCTTTCGGAAGGCTATTGGATCTACAACGACTTCCAAAAAGGAATTGCCGAGGCGAAAGAAACCGGCAAGCCGCTGCTGGTCGTCCTACGCTGCATTCCTTGCGAAGAGTGCGTCAAGCTGGACGAAGAGATCATGGAGAAAGATCCCGTCCTGCGTCCGCTGCTGGACAAGTATGTCCGCGTCCGAATTGTCGGCACCAACGGCTTAGACTTGGACTTGTTCCAGTACGACTACGATCAATCGTTTGCCGTGTTTCTGATGAACCCCGACAAGACAATCTACGGCCGCTTCGGTACCCGATCGCATCGTACCGACTGGACAAGCGACGTTTCAATTGAAGGCTTGACGGAAGCACTCGATGCCGGCCTGAAGCTGCACGCCAACTACCCCCGCAATAAGTCGTACTTCGAGGGGAAGCATGGCGATAAGCCGCTGTTCGCTTCGCCGGAGAAGTTTCCGTCGCTGAAAGACAAGTTCACCGACACGCTCAATTACGAAGGGGATGTCGTCAAAAGTTGCATTCATTGCCATCAAATCGGTGACGCCCAAAAGAACTTCTTCCGGAGCCGCGGTCAGGCAATTCCCACCGAGTTTCTCTTTCCGTATCCTCACCCCAAAGCGATCGGGATGGTGATCGACCCCAGCACGATGAACACCATCAAAGAAGTAACGGAAGATTCGATTGCAAGCGAAGCAGGTCTGCAGGCCGGCGATCAGGTGTTCGCCCTTAATGGCCAAGTCATGCTTTCGATTGCCGATATGCAGTGGGTGTTGCACCACGCGAAACCGCAAGACACCCTCGCCGCGGTGATCGTTCGAGATGGCAAACAACTTGCCAAATCGATCACGCTGACCGAAGGCTGGCGACAACAGGACGATCTTTCCTGGCGTGTCGGTGCATGGCCCATGCGTGGGATGGTGCTGGGTGGTCTTGTCTTAGAGGAAGCTTCGGCCGAACAGCGACGAAAAGCAGGCATTACCGATCCGGAAAAGATGGCTCTGCGTGTTCGCTTCGTAGGACGATATGGCAAGCATGCGTTGGCGAAGAACACCGGCTTTCGCGTCGATGATGTTATCGTTGGATACGACGGCCGCGATGATCTGGCCCGCGAAACCGACTTGCTCGCCTACGCGGCTCAAAACTGCATGCCCGGCGAAAAGGTGGCCGTCAAGCTGGTCCGGGGAACCAAACCGCTAACACTCTCGCTGAAGATGCAAGACTGA
- a CDS encoding PQQ-binding-like beta-propeller repeat protein produces MSAEHNWPEFRGTDGNGANFAAKVPTDLSDPANIAWKAEPHGKGWSSPVIWGDQLWITTATEDGLKQYALCYDRNTGEKLHDLLIFENEEVDEAHHTNSYASCTPAIEEGRIYLHYGKYGTACLDTKSGEIIWQRRDLPCQHHRGPASSPILDDKNLYVAFDGFDVQYVVALDKATGETVWKTDRNIKYNTDNGDWMKAYGTALLINHNGRRQLIYPSAYETQSFDPETGKILWSVQHGGMNAAIRPIYRHGLIYIFPGHGKNLIVTVDPSGSGDVTSTHIKWTAGKGVPLRPGPVFIDDKIFMLDDGGVVSCRDAVTGDVDWIKRIGGNYRASLVCAGDNLYAMTDDGHATVFKASPEEYIEVSQADFPSGFQASGVPMDDALYLRSVNGLYCFRNPK; encoded by the coding sequence TTGTCCGCTGAACACAATTGGCCTGAGTTTCGTGGCACCGACGGTAACGGGGCGAACTTCGCGGCCAAAGTCCCCACCGACTTAAGCGACCCTGCCAATATCGCTTGGAAAGCAGAGCCACACGGCAAAGGCTGGTCGTCCCCTGTCATCTGGGGAGATCAACTTTGGATTACGACCGCAACCGAAGATGGACTCAAGCAGTACGCATTGTGTTACGACCGCAACACCGGCGAAAAACTGCACGACCTGTTGATCTTTGAAAACGAAGAAGTCGACGAAGCCCACCACACCAACAGCTACGCATCGTGTACGCCGGCCATTGAAGAAGGTCGCATCTATCTGCACTACGGTAAATATGGCACTGCATGTCTCGATACGAAGTCGGGCGAAATCATTTGGCAGCGTCGCGATCTCCCTTGCCAACATCATCGCGGGCCCGCTTCGTCACCGATCCTGGACGACAAAAACCTATACGTCGCGTTCGATGGCTTCGACGTGCAGTATGTCGTCGCCCTCGATAAAGCGACCGGCGAAACCGTTTGGAAGACCGACCGCAATATCAAGTACAACACCGATAATGGCGACTGGATGAAAGCGTACGGCACCGCGCTGCTGATTAACCATAATGGCCGCCGGCAGTTGATCTATCCCAGTGCATATGAAACCCAGTCGTTCGATCCCGAGACCGGCAAGATCTTATGGAGCGTGCAGCATGGCGGGATGAACGCGGCCATTCGACCGATCTATCGGCACGGGCTCATCTACATTTTCCCCGGACATGGTAAGAACTTGATCGTCACCGTCGATCCCTCAGGCAGTGGCGACGTCACAAGCACGCACATCAAATGGACTGCCGGCAAAGGGGTACCACTGCGACCTGGTCCTGTCTTTATTGACGACAAAATCTTCATGCTGGACGATGGCGGCGTGGTCTCGTGCCGCGATGCAGTGACCGGCGATGTCGATTGGATCAAACGAATCGGCGGCAACTACCGAGCCTCGCTCGTATGTGCAGGAGACAACTTGTATGCCATGACGGACGACGGCCATGCCACTGTGTTCAAAGCTTCGCCGGAAGAGTACATCGAAGTCAGCCAGGCCGATTTCCCCTCGGGCTTTCAAGCTTCCGGGGTGCCTATGGACGACGCGTTGTACCTTCGCAGCGTCAATGGTTTGTACTGCTTCCGTAACCCGAAGTAA
- a CDS encoding HEAT repeat domain-containing protein, with protein MRRRLVAKTFCTSFIAAAMGLAGFCAIAEAEVFHLASGGTVEGTLLNPDESPRATYQVKTDNGTLVLGKTTVRDVVAFSAQLKQYEEFLPRMPDTVEGQLQMAKWCDQNNLPEKRDYHYNEVLRREPDNVDARKALGYERFQNKWIIRDDWLRQQGYIRDGRRWRFPQDLKMMAEDQKIEDQQVEWRKQVRNWRSWLKRGGDKAQEAAKGLQSLTDPNAGLAVIEVLEDEKHPAVRELLVEALSGIKTPQTTMTLVKIAANDPDDSLRDRATIALEQRESQLAVSYLITQLKSDDNTAVNRAAIVLGRLKHPASVLPLMDALVTTHKFQVKKGTQPGRTNAAFSNTGGGGMSFGSEKAQIIDKDIQNRGVRVALRQVLDEEVDFQFDEAAWKAWYANKKMPLSVDLRRDG; from the coding sequence GTGCGACGCCGATTGGTTGCCAAGACGTTCTGTACTTCCTTCATTGCTGCGGCAATGGGGCTGGCAGGATTCTGCGCTATCGCCGAGGCGGAAGTCTTTCACCTGGCCAGCGGTGGGACGGTCGAAGGAACGCTGCTGAATCCGGACGAATCGCCTCGCGCGACGTACCAGGTCAAAACCGATAACGGCACGCTGGTGCTTGGTAAGACGACCGTTCGCGACGTCGTGGCTTTCTCGGCTCAGTTGAAGCAGTACGAAGAGTTTCTGCCGCGCATGCCAGACACCGTCGAAGGCCAACTGCAAATGGCCAAGTGGTGCGATCAGAACAATCTGCCGGAGAAGCGGGACTATCACTACAACGAAGTCCTACGGCGCGAGCCAGACAACGTCGACGCACGTAAGGCCCTCGGCTACGAACGTTTTCAGAACAAGTGGATCATCCGCGACGATTGGCTGCGACAGCAGGGATACATTCGCGATGGGCGTCGCTGGCGATTTCCGCAAGACCTGAAGATGATGGCCGAAGATCAAAAGATCGAAGACCAGCAAGTCGAATGGCGGAAGCAAGTCCGTAACTGGCGATCGTGGCTAAAGCGTGGCGGCGACAAAGCTCAGGAAGCGGCCAAGGGGCTGCAATCGCTGACCGATCCTAACGCTGGCTTGGCGGTGATCGAAGTTCTGGAAGATGAAAAGCACCCTGCGGTGCGCGAACTGCTTGTTGAAGCATTGTCCGGGATCAAGACACCCCAAACGACGATGACGTTAGTCAAGATCGCCGCAAACGACCCGGACGATTCTCTCCGTGATCGAGCCACCATCGCACTCGAGCAGCGGGAAAGCCAACTCGCCGTCAGCTATTTGATCACTCAGTTGAAAAGTGACGACAATACAGCGGTCAATCGAGCCGCGATTGTGCTAGGGCGTTTGAAGCATCCCGCGAGCGTCCTACCGTTGATGGATGCCCTGGTAACGACGCATAAGTTCCAAGTGAAGAAGGGAACTCAGCCTGGCCGTACGAACGCCGCGTTCAGCAACACCGGCGGTGGCGGTATGTCGTTTGGCTCGGAAAAAGCCCAGATCATCGACAAAGACATTCAGAACCGAGGGGTGCGTGTCGCGCTGCGTCAGGTTTTGGACGAAGAAGTCGATTTCCAATTCGACGAAGCCGCCTGGAAAGCTTGGTACGCTAACAAGAAGATGCCACTGAGCGTCGACCTTCGCCGCGACGGTTAG
- a CDS encoding thioesterase family protein: MLTNIYHHKIDVVSDDIDVQGHVNNLVYLKWMQDAAVAHSLEKGWGQKQYDELRCGWVVRAHQIEYRWPAFENDQLEVVTWVDSFRRASCVRKYEIRRSRDEKVLAIAQTNWAFVDLDKRMPAKVPQAIIDAFRNEDVAQTS; encoded by the coding sequence ATGCTGACGAATATCTACCATCATAAAATCGATGTCGTGTCCGACGATATCGATGTGCAAGGGCACGTAAATAACCTGGTCTACTTAAAGTGGATGCAGGACGCAGCCGTGGCCCATTCGTTGGAAAAGGGCTGGGGCCAGAAGCAATACGACGAACTCCGCTGCGGCTGGGTCGTTCGTGCCCATCAAATCGAATACCGCTGGCCAGCGTTTGAGAACGACCAGCTGGAAGTGGTCACGTGGGTCGACTCCTTCCGCCGGGCCTCGTGCGTCCGTAAATACGAAATCCGCCGCAGCCGCGACGAAAAAGTGTTGGCCATTGCCCAGACCAATTGGGCATTTGTCGACCTCGACAAGCGGATGCCGGCGAAAGTCCCCCAAGCCATCATCGACGCGTTCCGCAACGAAGACGTGGCCCAGACGTCGTAG
- a CDS encoding PA0069 family radical SAM protein has product MRKAIGRGTSENPTNRFETLSVSDDLEHLDRTDANEFAARKVPTQYFADATQSLVTKNDSPDIPFTYSLNPYRGCAHGCSYCYARPYHEYLGFSSGLDFETKIMVKRDAPQLFRDFLKRKTWKCEVIAMSGVTDCYQPAEKEFEVTKGCLEVALEARQPIGIITKNALVLRDLELLREMARHRLVCVNLSITSLDQKLTRLMEPRTSSPAARLRAIEQLTAAGIPVNVMVAPIIPGLNDTEVPNILEAAAAKGALSAGYTLLRLPHAVKEIFVAWLEENLPEHAERVRSRIEACRGGQLTDSRWGSRMRGEGIIASTIAKTFSIFRTRYGLEQKKVALDTTQFRGPTQNGKSQMRMF; this is encoded by the coding sequence ATGCGGAAAGCGATTGGCCGGGGAACGAGTGAGAACCCGACGAATCGGTTCGAGACGTTAAGCGTTTCCGACGATCTGGAGCATTTGGATCGAACCGATGCCAACGAGTTCGCCGCGCGGAAGGTGCCGACGCAGTATTTCGCCGATGCGACACAGTCGTTGGTGACTAAGAACGACAGCCCCGACATTCCGTTCACGTACAGCTTGAACCCTTATCGAGGGTGTGCTCATGGGTGTAGCTACTGCTATGCCCGGCCGTATCACGAATACTTGGGGTTCAGCAGCGGGCTCGACTTCGAAACCAAGATTATGGTCAAGCGAGATGCCCCACAACTGTTTCGTGACTTCTTGAAACGGAAGACTTGGAAGTGTGAAGTGATTGCGATGTCTGGCGTCACCGATTGCTACCAGCCGGCCGAAAAGGAATTCGAGGTCACCAAGGGGTGCTTGGAGGTGGCCTTGGAGGCGCGGCAGCCGATTGGAATCATCACGAAGAATGCATTGGTCCTGCGCGATCTTGAACTGCTGCGGGAAATGGCTCGGCATCGGCTGGTTTGCGTGAACTTGAGCATCACATCACTCGATCAAAAGCTGACCAGGCTGATGGAACCGCGCACGTCGAGCCCTGCGGCAAGACTCAGGGCGATCGAGCAGCTGACCGCGGCCGGCATTCCGGTGAACGTAATGGTGGCGCCCATTATCCCAGGGCTGAACGACACCGAAGTTCCGAATATCTTGGAGGCAGCCGCGGCGAAGGGGGCCCTGAGTGCCGGATACACGCTGCTGAGATTGCCGCACGCCGTGAAAGAGATCTTTGTTGCTTGGCTAGAGGAAAACTTGCCGGAACATGCCGAGCGGGTTCGTTCGCGGATCGAAGCTTGCCGAGGTGGGCAACTGACCGACTCACGGTGGGGAAGCCGCATGCGGGGCGAAGGCATCATCGCTTCGACGATTGCGAAAACATTTTCTATCTTTCGTACGCGTTACGGACTAGAACAAAAGAAGGTCGCGTTAGATACGACACAATTCCGTGGGCCTACCCAAAATGGAAAGTCGCAAATGCGAATGTTTTAG
- a CDS encoding HAD family phosphatase, which produces MQFEGYIFDLDGTLADTMPAHYLSWRQVTEKHGLEFSEDRFYSMGGMPTERIFNILAEEQGVTLDALECAHEKEDAFVELISEVEPIEPVLEVVRLNHGKVPMAVATGAMRWVMDRILKELEIRDYFQAFVCSEDTERHKPFPDVFLEAAKRLNVAPEKCCVYEDAQLGIEAGQAAGMHVVDVREFHTPRRITAGA; this is translated from the coding sequence GTGCAATTTGAAGGTTATATCTTCGACCTGGATGGAACGCTGGCCGATACGATGCCGGCTCACTATTTGTCGTGGCGTCAGGTCACCGAGAAGCATGGCTTGGAGTTCTCGGAAGATCGGTTCTACTCGATGGGGGGGATGCCGACCGAGCGAATCTTCAATATTCTCGCCGAAGAGCAGGGCGTCACGCTCGACGCATTGGAATGTGCTCACGAGAAGGAAGACGCATTTGTCGAACTGATTTCCGAGGTCGAGCCGATCGAGCCGGTCCTGGAAGTGGTTCGGTTGAATCATGGCAAAGTGCCGATGGCGGTTGCCACCGGGGCGATGCGATGGGTGATGGATCGCATTTTGAAAGAACTTGAGATCCGCGATTACTTTCAGGCGTTCGTCTGCTCGGAAGATACCGAGCGGCACAAGCCGTTCCCGGATGTGTTTCTGGAAGCGGCCAAGCGTTTGAACGTCGCCCCCGAAAAGTGCTGCGTTTACGAAGATGCCCAACTCGGCATCGAAGCAGGGCAGGCTGCCGGGATGCACGTTGTCGACGTGCGAGAATTTCATACCCCTCGGCGGATCACCGCGGGGGCGTAG
- a CDS encoding aminotransferase class IV encodes MAGPIAYWEGTWIPHSELTIPLSDAGFVLGTTVAEQCRTFNGKIFRLDEHLDRLWNSLQMVDVQSPESKQSLTVVVHQIIEHNYPLLPAGADLGVTIFITPGSMDQVYKPHKTGRLAVHTQMVAFDTFAHLYEAGQALIVPQTRQTPVECWPRELKVRSRVHYYLADLEAKKQDPAARAVLLDQAGYVMEATTANIAKYHPNTGLELPPAELVLPGISIATLEMLAKQLDIPVTHKQLTPEDFATADEVLLTSTSPCIVPCNQWNGKPISVGKPGPIFKQLIETWEEMVGVGVREQARKFAGK; translated from the coding sequence ATGGCAGGGCCAATCGCCTACTGGGAAGGTACCTGGATACCTCACAGCGAACTGACCATTCCGCTTAGCGATGCCGGGTTCGTACTGGGGACCACCGTCGCGGAACAGTGTCGCACGTTCAACGGCAAGATCTTTCGACTTGACGAGCATCTCGATCGTCTCTGGAACAGCTTGCAAATGGTCGACGTCCAGTCGCCGGAATCGAAGCAGTCGCTGACCGTTGTCGTTCATCAAATTATCGAGCACAATTACCCGCTACTTCCAGCCGGAGCCGATTTGGGTGTGACAATCTTCATCACCCCCGGCTCGATGGATCAGGTCTACAAGCCACACAAAACGGGTCGGCTGGCCGTTCACACGCAGATGGTCGCCTTCGATACGTTTGCCCATCTTTACGAAGCTGGTCAGGCATTGATCGTCCCGCAAACGCGTCAGACCCCGGTCGAGTGTTGGCCGCGTGAACTGAAAGTTCGCTCGCGCGTGCATTATTACCTGGCCGACTTGGAAGCGAAGAAGCAAGATCCCGCCGCGCGAGCCGTTTTGCTCGATCAAGCAGGCTACGTGATGGAAGCCACAACCGCCAACATCGCCAAGTACCACCCCAACACCGGATTGGAACTTCCTCCGGCCGAACTCGTGTTGCCAGGCATCAGTATCGCCACGCTCGAGATGCTGGCCAAACAGCTCGATATTCCTGTCACGCACAAACAATTGACGCCAGAAGATTTCGCCACAGCGGATGAAGTGCTGCTGACGAGCACGTCGCCATGCATCGTGCCGTGCAATCAATGGAACGGCAAACCGATCAGTGTCGGCAAACCAGGCCCGATCTTTAAACAGCTGATTGAGACCTGGGAAGAAATGGTCGGCGTCGGCGTGCGGGAACAAGCGAGAAAATTCGCCGGTAAATAG